From one Callithrix jacchus isolate 240 chromosome 2, calJac240_pri, whole genome shotgun sequence genomic stretch:
- the KIF4B gene encoding LOW QUALITY PROTEIN: chromosome-associated kinesin KIF4B (The sequence of the model RefSeq protein was modified relative to this genomic sequence to represent the inferred CDS: inserted 3 bases in 3 codons; deleted 4 bases in 3 codons; substituted 5 bases at 5 genomic stop codons), with the protein MKEEVKGTPVRVALYCRPLVPKEISEGCQMCLYFVAGEPQVVVGTDKSFTYDFVFDPSTEQEELFNKXVAPLIKGVFKGFNAMVLAYGQTGSGKTYSMGGAYTTEQENDPTVGVIPRVIQLLFKEIDKKSDFEFTLKVFYLEIYNEEILDFRCPSREKAQINIQEDLKKGVKIVGLTEKTVLVALNTVSCLEEGNNPRNVASIAMNSQSXRIHAIFTISVEQRKKSDKNSSFRSKLHLVDGSERQKKTKSEGDHLKEGININXGLLCLGNGDLETVHSVDSFSFRISMAAAMQATVSSEATDKQKQTQSHGMEGIAAQVKKWLGNEIEVMVSTEEAKCHLKDLLEDRNILAQDVAQLKEKRESGETPPPKLQRRTFSFTEVCGQVLESEDSVAKQTESLETEMELRSAQIADLQQKLLDAESEDRPKHRWENIATILEAKCALKYLIGELVSSKIHVTKLENSLRHSKASCADMQKMLFEKRNHFAEIERELXAELVRMEQQHQEKVVYLFSQLEQSQIAEKQLEESVGEKEQQLLSPLKCQDVELEKTQEVCEQNQQLLXXNEIIKQKRTLLQVASRQKHLPKDTLLSPDSSFEYIPPKPKPSRVRKKFLEQSMDIEDLKYSSDSVNEHEDGDGDGDGDSEEGDDEEWKPTKLVKVSRKNIQGCSCKGWCGNKQCGYRKXKSDCGVGCCCDPTKCRNYQQGKDSLGTVEWTQDSEGSFKLEDPTEMTPGLSFFNPVCAAPNSKILKGMLDIEQVLSKKTAPAPFPFHLPESKGVATEYQENKXPGKKKKRALASNTSFFSGCSPVKEEAH; encoded by the exons ATGAAGGAAGAGGTGAAGGGAACTCCTGTAAGAGTGGCACTCTATTGTCGCCCTCTGGTCCCCAAAGAGATTAGCGAGGGCTGCCAGATGTGCCTTTACTTTGTGGCCGGGGAGCCTCAGGTGGTGGTTGGTACTGATAAGTCCTTCACCTACGACTTTGTGTTTGACCCCTCTACTGAACAGGAAGAACTCTTCAATA CAGTGGCACCTCTCATAAAAGGCGTATTTAAAGGATTTAATGCTATGGTCCTGGCTTATGGGCAGACTGGCTCTGGAAAAACCTATTCAATGGGAGGTGCATACACTACAGAGCAAGAGAATGATCCAACTGTTGGGGTTATTCCTAGAGTAATACAACTGCTTTTCAAAGAAATTGATAAAAAGAGTGACTTTGAATTTACTCTGAAAGTGTTTTACTTAGAGATTTACAATGAAGAAATTTTGGATTTTCGGTGCCCATCTCGTGAGAAAGCTCAAATAAATATACAGGAGGATCTTAAAAAAGGCGTAAAGATTGTGGGACTCACTGAGAAGACTGTTTTAGTTGCCTTGAATACTGTTTCCTGTTTGGAGGAGGGCAACAACCCTAGGAATGTGGCCTCCATAGCTATGAACTCCCAAT TCCGGATTCATGCCATCTTTACAATCTCGGtagagcaaagaaagaaaagtgacaaGAATAGCAGCTTTCGCTCCAAGCTGCATCTTGTAGATGGAtcagaaagacagaagaaaaccAAATCTGAAGGGGATCATCTAAAAGAAGGTATTAATATTAACTGAGGCCTCCTATGCTTGGGAAATGGAGA TCTGGAGACAGTACACTCTGTGGATTCCTTTAGTTTCAGAA TTTCAATGGCTGCAGCCATGCAAGCAACAGTTTCATCTGAGGCCACAGATAAGCAGAAACAGACTCAGAGCCATGGAATGGAAGGTATTGCAGCTCAAGTAAAGAAATGGCTTGGAAATGAAATTGAGGTTATGGTCAGTACTGAGGAAGCCAAATGCCATCTGAAAGACCTCCTTGAAGATAGAAATATCCTGGCTCAGGATGTGGCtcaactcaaagaaaaaagagaatctgGGGAGACTCCACCTCCTAAACTCCAGAGGCGTACCTTCTCTTTTACTGAAGTGTGTGGTCAAGTTTTGGAGTCAGAAGATTCTGTTGCAAAACAGACCGAAAGCCTGGAGACTGAAATGGAACTCAGGAGTGCTCAGATTGCTGACCTACAGCAGAAGCTGCTTGATGCAGAAAGTGAAGACAGGCCAAAACATCGCTGGGAGAATATTGCCACCATTCTGGAAGCCAAGTGTGCACTGAAATATTTGATTGGAGAGCTGGTCTCCTCCAAAATACATGTCACCAAACTTGAAAACAGCCTGAGACACAGCAAGGCCAGCTGTGCTGACATGCAGAAGATGCTGTTTGAAAAACGAAATCATTTTGct gagatagagagagagttATAAGCTGAGCTGGTCAGAATGGAGCAACAGCACCAAGAGAAGGTCGTGTACCTTTTCAGCCAGCTGGAGCAAAGCCAAATAGCAGAGAAACAGTTAGAGGAATCAGTTGGTGAAAAGGAACAGCAGCTGTTGAGCCCACTGAAGTGTCAGGATGTAGAACTTGAGAAGACACAAGAAGTGTGTGAGCAAAATCAGCAGCTTCTCTGATAGAATGAAATCATCAAGCAGAAACGGACCCTCCTTCAGGTAGCCAGCAGACAGAAGCATCTTCCTAAGGATACCCTTCTATCTCCAGACTCTTCTTTTGAATATATCCCACCTAAGCCAAAACCTTCTCGTGTTAGA AAGAAGTTTCTGGAGCAAAGCATGGACATCGAGGATCTAAAATATAGTTCAGATTCTGTGAATGAGCATGAggacggtgatggtgatggtgacggtGACAGTGAGGAGGGGGATGATGAGGAATGGAAGCCAACAAAATTAGTTAAGGTGTCCAGGAAGAACATCCAAGGGTGTTCCTGCAAGGGCTGGTGTGGGAACAAGCAGTGTGGGTACAGGAAGTAAAAGTCTGACTGTGGTGTGGGCTGTTGTTGTGACCCCACAAAGTGTCGGAACTACCAGCAAGGCAAGGATAGCTTGGGCACTGTTGAATGGACCCAGGATTCTGAAGGGTCCTTCAAACTGGAGGATCCTACTGAGATGACCCCAGGATTGAGCTTCTTTAAC CCAGTCTGTGCCGCCCCCAACAGCAAGATCCTGAAAGGGATGCTCGACATAGAGCAGGTGCTGTCAAAGAAGACTGCTCCAGCTCCCTTCCCTTTTCATCTCCCAGAGTCAAAAGGTGTAGCAACAGAATACCAAGAAAATA ctccagggaaaaaaaagaaacgagcTCTGGCCAGCAACACCAGCTTCTTCTCTGGCTGCTCCCCTGTGAAAGAAGAGGCCCACTGA